A DNA window from Rhipicephalus sanguineus isolate Rsan-2018 chromosome 8, BIME_Rsan_1.4, whole genome shotgun sequence contains the following coding sequences:
- the LOC119401507 gene encoding venom metalloproteinase antarease-like TtrivMP_A isoform X1, translating to MERFSVLWLFCYSLLVTSHQEPLPQHSVTVYPQLFESRDNSSEKVLVVAAGYSLNLNKASVLAGSVLLRDLTDTGVIETYIAGKEHERGLYQDSDKLASLLLKPQGEGQYHIVGLLNSTHQIQPVEAVERSSEGLIAHRILPIKFNAGINAAIKAAHDSYQEQVANVKVAALSMRLPENFTIELAFCSDYYHTVAFGNDTKARVQYVLTLLLAVSLRLQQLSPPGFISIVYIQGSFTKKESYVSKLNETVLLGTETLRSLSKYASKKTTMRRADVVFLATGRAVAQKDGQTVRFGTEGLAFMGSACTNNKVGLAVDAPKSFSAVQSMTHEIAHLLNSNHDGDGSSRTCNLSDGYLMHRHLGGKWNYIFSNCSILAVRHFLTTMSSLCLKVQERHHNVFLPGSFLNPQNATLKGQDYCKKFFPDYKEVSYAGAENPTNNCHFRCKIFSRIFGTYYANLYAPTGTPCNATLHESTMIVAEEHHVNEAEEAKRGITVGHHGLRM from the exons ATGGAACGGTTTTCAGTACTGTGGCTCTTCTGTTACTCACTTTTAG TCACCAGCCACCAGGAGCCGTTACCACAGCACAGTGTGACAGTTTATCCTCAGTTATTCGAGAGTCGGGACAATTCATCCGAAAAGGTTCTCGTAGTTGCTGCTGGATACTCTCTTAATTTGAACAAAGCGTCGGTTCTCGCAGGAAGTGTCTTACTGCGAGATCTGACAGACACCGGTGTCATCGAAACTTAC ATTGCCGGCAAGGAACACGAAAGGGGCCTCTACCAGGATTCTGACAAGCTGGCGTCACTGCTACTTAAACCTCAAGGGGAGGGACAGTATCACATA GTTGGGCTCCTCAACTCCACACACCAAATCCAGCCCGTCGAAGCCGTGGAAAGGTCTTCGGAAGGACTAATTGCCCACAGGATATTGCCGATCAAATTTAATGCTGGAATCAATGCTGCTATCAAAGCAGCCC ATGATTCTTATCAGGAACAAGTAGCGAACGTTAAGGTAGCTG CGCTGTCCATGAGACTTCCAGAAAACTTCACCATCGAGTTGGCCTTCTGCAGCGACTACTACCACACTGTAGCCTTCGGGAACGATACAAAAGCACGCGTCCAATACGTATTAACGCTGCTTCTCGCG GTGAGCCTTCGGCTGCAGCAGCTCAGTCCTCCAGGTTTCATATCCATTGTTTATATTCAAGGCTCGTTTACC AAAAAAGAATCTTATGTGTCCAAACTTAATGAAACTGTGCTACTTGGCACTGAAACGTTGCGCAGTTTATCAAAGTATGCCAGCAAGAAGACTACAATGCGCCGGGCAGACGTAGTCTTCTTAGCCACGGG GCGGGCAGTGGCACAGAAAGACGGCCAGACAGTCCGTTTCGGCACCGAAG GATTGGCGTTTATGGGATCGGCGTGCACAAATAACAAGGTGGGCCTGGCAGTGGACGCCCCGAAATCATTTTCTGCAGTGCAGTCTATGACCCATGAAATAGCGCACTT GCTAAACTCGAACCACGACGGAGATGGCAGCTCACGAACATGTAATCTCAGCGACGGATACTTGATGCACAGGCACCTTGGAGGAAAATGGAACTATATATTTTCCAACTGCAGTATTCTTGCGGTCAGACATTTCCTCAC GACGATGAGCTCCCTCTGCCTGAAAGTCCAAGAACGCCATCACAATGTCTTTCTACCCGGGAGCTTCCTAAATCCGCAAAACGCTACGCTTAAAGGGCAAGACTACTGTAAAAAGTTTTTTCCGGACTACAAGGAAGTATCCTATGCCGGG gcagaaAATCCGACGAATAATTGccactttcgctgtaaaatattcaGCAGAATATTCGGCACGTACTACGCAAATCTGTACGCACCGACAGGAACACCTTGTAACGCCACTTTGCATGAGTCTACTATG ATCGTCGCTGAGGAGCACCATGTCAACGAAGCAGAGGAGGCAAAACGCGGCATAACTGTTGGCCACCATGGCCTCCGGATGTAG
- the LOC119401507 gene encoding uncharacterized protein LOC119401507 isoform X3, with protein MERFSVLWLFCYSLLVTSHQEPLPQHSVTVYPQLFESRDNSSEKVLVVAAGYSLNLNKASVLAGSVLLRDLTDTGVIETYIAGKEHERGLYQDSDKLASLLLKPQGEGQYHIVGLLNSTHQIQPVEAVERSSEGLIAHRILPIKFNAGINAAIKAAHDSYQEQVANVKVAALSMRLPENFTIELAFCSDYYHTVAFGNDTKARVQYVLTLLLAVSLRLQQLSPPGFISIVYIQGSFTFIKVCQQEDYNAPGRRSLLSHGAGSGTERRPDSPFRHRRLNSNHDGDGSSRTCNLSDGYLMHRHLGGKWNYIFSNCSILAVRHFLTTMSSLCLKVQERHHNVFLPGSFLNPQNATLKGQDYCKKFFPDYKEVSYAGAENPTNNCHFRCKIFSRIFGTYYANLYAPTGTPCNATLHESTMIVAEEHHVNEAEEAKRGITVGHHGLRM; from the exons ATGGAACGGTTTTCAGTACTGTGGCTCTTCTGTTACTCACTTTTAG TCACCAGCCACCAGGAGCCGTTACCACAGCACAGTGTGACAGTTTATCCTCAGTTATTCGAGAGTCGGGACAATTCATCCGAAAAGGTTCTCGTAGTTGCTGCTGGATACTCTCTTAATTTGAACAAAGCGTCGGTTCTCGCAGGAAGTGTCTTACTGCGAGATCTGACAGACACCGGTGTCATCGAAACTTAC ATTGCCGGCAAGGAACACGAAAGGGGCCTCTACCAGGATTCTGACAAGCTGGCGTCACTGCTACTTAAACCTCAAGGGGAGGGACAGTATCACATA GTTGGGCTCCTCAACTCCACACACCAAATCCAGCCCGTCGAAGCCGTGGAAAGGTCTTCGGAAGGACTAATTGCCCACAGGATATTGCCGATCAAATTTAATGCTGGAATCAATGCTGCTATCAAAGCAGCCC ATGATTCTTATCAGGAACAAGTAGCGAACGTTAAGGTAGCTG CGCTGTCCATGAGACTTCCAGAAAACTTCACCATCGAGTTGGCCTTCTGCAGCGACTACTACCACACTGTAGCCTTCGGGAACGATACAAAAGCACGCGTCCAATACGTATTAACGCTGCTTCTCGCG GTGAGCCTTCGGCTGCAGCAGCTCAGTCCTCCAGGTTTCATATCCATTGTTTATATTCAAGGCTCGTTTACC TTTATCAAAGTATGCCAGCAAGAAGACTACAATGCGCCGGGCAGACGTAGTCTTCTTAGCCACGGG GCGGGCAGTGGCACAGAAAGACGGCCAGACAGTCCGTTTCGGCACCGAAG GCTAAACTCGAACCACGACGGAGATGGCAGCTCACGAACATGTAATCTCAGCGACGGATACTTGATGCACAGGCACCTTGGAGGAAAATGGAACTATATATTTTCCAACTGCAGTATTCTTGCGGTCAGACATTTCCTCAC GACGATGAGCTCCCTCTGCCTGAAAGTCCAAGAACGCCATCACAATGTCTTTCTACCCGGGAGCTTCCTAAATCCGCAAAACGCTACGCTTAAAGGGCAAGACTACTGTAAAAAGTTTTTTCCGGACTACAAGGAAGTATCCTATGCCGGG gcagaaAATCCGACGAATAATTGccactttcgctgtaaaatattcaGCAGAATATTCGGCACGTACTACGCAAATCTGTACGCACCGACAGGAACACCTTGTAACGCCACTTTGCATGAGTCTACTATG ATCGTCGCTGAGGAGCACCATGTCAACGAAGCAGAGGAGGCAAAACGCGGCATAACTGTTGGCCACCATGGCCTCCGGATGTAG
- the LOC119401507 gene encoding venom metalloproteinase antarease-like TtrivMP_A isoform X5 has translation MERFSVLWLFCYSLLVTSHQEPLPQHSVTVYPQLFESRDNSSEKVLVVAAGYSLNLNKASVLAGSVLLRDLTDTGVIETYIAGKEHERGLYQDSDKLASLLLKPQGEGQYHIVGLLNSTHQIQPVEAVERSSEGLIAHRILPIKFNAGINAAIKAAHDSYQEQVANVKVAALSMRLPENFTIELAFCSDYYHTVAFGNDTKARVQYVLTLLLAVSLRLQQLSPPGFISIVYIQGSFTKKESYVSKLNETVLLGTETLRSLSKYASKKTTMRRADVVFLATGRAVAQKDGQTVRFGTEGLAFMGSACTNNKVGLAVDAPKSFSAVQSMTHEIAHLLNSNHDGDGSSRTCNLSDGYLMHRHLGGKWNYIFSNCSILAVRHFLTQKIRRIIATFAVKYSAEYSARTTQICTHRQEHLVTPLCMSLL, from the exons ATGGAACGGTTTTCAGTACTGTGGCTCTTCTGTTACTCACTTTTAG TCACCAGCCACCAGGAGCCGTTACCACAGCACAGTGTGACAGTTTATCCTCAGTTATTCGAGAGTCGGGACAATTCATCCGAAAAGGTTCTCGTAGTTGCTGCTGGATACTCTCTTAATTTGAACAAAGCGTCGGTTCTCGCAGGAAGTGTCTTACTGCGAGATCTGACAGACACCGGTGTCATCGAAACTTAC ATTGCCGGCAAGGAACACGAAAGGGGCCTCTACCAGGATTCTGACAAGCTGGCGTCACTGCTACTTAAACCTCAAGGGGAGGGACAGTATCACATA GTTGGGCTCCTCAACTCCACACACCAAATCCAGCCCGTCGAAGCCGTGGAAAGGTCTTCGGAAGGACTAATTGCCCACAGGATATTGCCGATCAAATTTAATGCTGGAATCAATGCTGCTATCAAAGCAGCCC ATGATTCTTATCAGGAACAAGTAGCGAACGTTAAGGTAGCTG CGCTGTCCATGAGACTTCCAGAAAACTTCACCATCGAGTTGGCCTTCTGCAGCGACTACTACCACACTGTAGCCTTCGGGAACGATACAAAAGCACGCGTCCAATACGTATTAACGCTGCTTCTCGCG GTGAGCCTTCGGCTGCAGCAGCTCAGTCCTCCAGGTTTCATATCCATTGTTTATATTCAAGGCTCGTTTACC AAAAAAGAATCTTATGTGTCCAAACTTAATGAAACTGTGCTACTTGGCACTGAAACGTTGCGCAGTTTATCAAAGTATGCCAGCAAGAAGACTACAATGCGCCGGGCAGACGTAGTCTTCTTAGCCACGGG GCGGGCAGTGGCACAGAAAGACGGCCAGACAGTCCGTTTCGGCACCGAAG GATTGGCGTTTATGGGATCGGCGTGCACAAATAACAAGGTGGGCCTGGCAGTGGACGCCCCGAAATCATTTTCTGCAGTGCAGTCTATGACCCATGAAATAGCGCACTT GCTAAACTCGAACCACGACGGAGATGGCAGCTCACGAACATGTAATCTCAGCGACGGATACTTGATGCACAGGCACCTTGGAGGAAAATGGAACTATATATTTTCCAACTGCAGTATTCTTGCGGTCAGACATTTCCTCAC gcagaaAATCCGACGAATAATTGccactttcgctgtaaaatattcaGCAGAATATTCGGCACGTACTACGCAAATCTGTACGCACCGACAGGAACACCTTGTAACGCCACTTTGCATGAGTCTACTATG A
- the LOC119401507 gene encoding venom metalloproteinase antarease-like TtrivMP_A isoform X4 codes for MERFSVLWLFCYSLLVTSHQEPLPQHSVTVYPQLFESRDNSSEKVLVVAAGYSLNLNKASVLAGSVLLRDLTDTGVIETYIAGKEHERGLYQDSDKLASLLLKPQGEGQYHIVGLLNSTHQIQPVEAVERSSEGLIAHRILPIKFNAGINAAIKAAHDSYQEQVANVKVAALSMRLPENFTIELAFCSDYYHTVAFGNDTKARVQYVLTLLLAVSLRLQQLSPPGFISIVYIQGSFTKKESYVSKLNETVLLGTETLRSLSKYASKKTTMRRADVVFLATGRAVAQKDGQTVRFGTEGLAFMGSACTNNKVGLAVDAPKSFSAVQSMTHEIAHLLNSNHDGDGSSRTCNLSDGYLMHRHLGGKWNYIFSNCSILAVRHFLTQKIRRIIATFAVKYSAEYSARTTQICTHRQEHLVTPLCMSLLCAVIMAYVNSHLI; via the exons ATGGAACGGTTTTCAGTACTGTGGCTCTTCTGTTACTCACTTTTAG TCACCAGCCACCAGGAGCCGTTACCACAGCACAGTGTGACAGTTTATCCTCAGTTATTCGAGAGTCGGGACAATTCATCCGAAAAGGTTCTCGTAGTTGCTGCTGGATACTCTCTTAATTTGAACAAAGCGTCGGTTCTCGCAGGAAGTGTCTTACTGCGAGATCTGACAGACACCGGTGTCATCGAAACTTAC ATTGCCGGCAAGGAACACGAAAGGGGCCTCTACCAGGATTCTGACAAGCTGGCGTCACTGCTACTTAAACCTCAAGGGGAGGGACAGTATCACATA GTTGGGCTCCTCAACTCCACACACCAAATCCAGCCCGTCGAAGCCGTGGAAAGGTCTTCGGAAGGACTAATTGCCCACAGGATATTGCCGATCAAATTTAATGCTGGAATCAATGCTGCTATCAAAGCAGCCC ATGATTCTTATCAGGAACAAGTAGCGAACGTTAAGGTAGCTG CGCTGTCCATGAGACTTCCAGAAAACTTCACCATCGAGTTGGCCTTCTGCAGCGACTACTACCACACTGTAGCCTTCGGGAACGATACAAAAGCACGCGTCCAATACGTATTAACGCTGCTTCTCGCG GTGAGCCTTCGGCTGCAGCAGCTCAGTCCTCCAGGTTTCATATCCATTGTTTATATTCAAGGCTCGTTTACC AAAAAAGAATCTTATGTGTCCAAACTTAATGAAACTGTGCTACTTGGCACTGAAACGTTGCGCAGTTTATCAAAGTATGCCAGCAAGAAGACTACAATGCGCCGGGCAGACGTAGTCTTCTTAGCCACGGG GCGGGCAGTGGCACAGAAAGACGGCCAGACAGTCCGTTTCGGCACCGAAG GATTGGCGTTTATGGGATCGGCGTGCACAAATAACAAGGTGGGCCTGGCAGTGGACGCCCCGAAATCATTTTCTGCAGTGCAGTCTATGACCCATGAAATAGCGCACTT GCTAAACTCGAACCACGACGGAGATGGCAGCTCACGAACATGTAATCTCAGCGACGGATACTTGATGCACAGGCACCTTGGAGGAAAATGGAACTATATATTTTCCAACTGCAGTATTCTTGCGGTCAGACATTTCCTCAC gcagaaAATCCGACGAATAATTGccactttcgctgtaaaatattcaGCAGAATATTCGGCACGTACTACGCAAATCTGTACGCACCGACAGGAACACCTTGTAACGCCACTTTGCATGAGTCTACTATG CGCTGTAATTATGGCCTATGTGAATAGCCATCTCATATAA
- the LOC119401507 gene encoding venom metalloproteinase antarease-like TtrivMP_A isoform X2 — protein sequence MERFSVLWLFCYSLLVTSHQEPLPQHSVTVYPQLFESRDNSSEKVLVVAAGYSLNLNKASVLAGSVLLRDLTDTGVIETYIAGKEHERGLYQDSDKLASLLLKPQGEGQYHIVGLLNSTHQIQPVEAVERSSEGLIAHRILPIKFNAGINAAIKAAHDSYQEQVANVKVAALSMRLPENFTIELAFCSDYYHTVAFGNDTKARVQYVLTLLLAVSLRLQQLSPPGFISIVYIQGSFTKKESYVSKLNETVLLGTETLRSLSKYASKKTTMRRADVVFLATGRAVAQKDGQTVRFGTEGLAFMGSACTNNKVGLAVDAPKSFSAVQSMTHEIAHLLNSNHDGDGSSRTCNLSDGYLMHRHLGGKWNYIFSNCSILAVRHFLTTMSSLCLKVQERHHNVFLPGSFLNPQNATLKGQDYCKKFFPDYKEVSYAGAENPTNNCHFRCKIFSRIFGTYYANLYAPTGTPCNATLHESTMRCNYGLCE from the exons ATGGAACGGTTTTCAGTACTGTGGCTCTTCTGTTACTCACTTTTAG TCACCAGCCACCAGGAGCCGTTACCACAGCACAGTGTGACAGTTTATCCTCAGTTATTCGAGAGTCGGGACAATTCATCCGAAAAGGTTCTCGTAGTTGCTGCTGGATACTCTCTTAATTTGAACAAAGCGTCGGTTCTCGCAGGAAGTGTCTTACTGCGAGATCTGACAGACACCGGTGTCATCGAAACTTAC ATTGCCGGCAAGGAACACGAAAGGGGCCTCTACCAGGATTCTGACAAGCTGGCGTCACTGCTACTTAAACCTCAAGGGGAGGGACAGTATCACATA GTTGGGCTCCTCAACTCCACACACCAAATCCAGCCCGTCGAAGCCGTGGAAAGGTCTTCGGAAGGACTAATTGCCCACAGGATATTGCCGATCAAATTTAATGCTGGAATCAATGCTGCTATCAAAGCAGCCC ATGATTCTTATCAGGAACAAGTAGCGAACGTTAAGGTAGCTG CGCTGTCCATGAGACTTCCAGAAAACTTCACCATCGAGTTGGCCTTCTGCAGCGACTACTACCACACTGTAGCCTTCGGGAACGATACAAAAGCACGCGTCCAATACGTATTAACGCTGCTTCTCGCG GTGAGCCTTCGGCTGCAGCAGCTCAGTCCTCCAGGTTTCATATCCATTGTTTATATTCAAGGCTCGTTTACC AAAAAAGAATCTTATGTGTCCAAACTTAATGAAACTGTGCTACTTGGCACTGAAACGTTGCGCAGTTTATCAAAGTATGCCAGCAAGAAGACTACAATGCGCCGGGCAGACGTAGTCTTCTTAGCCACGGG GCGGGCAGTGGCACAGAAAGACGGCCAGACAGTCCGTTTCGGCACCGAAG GATTGGCGTTTATGGGATCGGCGTGCACAAATAACAAGGTGGGCCTGGCAGTGGACGCCCCGAAATCATTTTCTGCAGTGCAGTCTATGACCCATGAAATAGCGCACTT GCTAAACTCGAACCACGACGGAGATGGCAGCTCACGAACATGTAATCTCAGCGACGGATACTTGATGCACAGGCACCTTGGAGGAAAATGGAACTATATATTTTCCAACTGCAGTATTCTTGCGGTCAGACATTTCCTCAC GACGATGAGCTCCCTCTGCCTGAAAGTCCAAGAACGCCATCACAATGTCTTTCTACCCGGGAGCTTCCTAAATCCGCAAAACGCTACGCTTAAAGGGCAAGACTACTGTAAAAAGTTTTTTCCGGACTACAAGGAAGTATCCTATGCCGGG gcagaaAATCCGACGAATAATTGccactttcgctgtaaaatattcaGCAGAATATTCGGCACGTACTACGCAAATCTGTACGCACCGACAGGAACACCTTGTAACGCCACTTTGCATGAGTCTACTATG CGCTGTAATTATGGCCTATGTGAATAG
- the LOC119401507 gene encoding venom metalloproteinase antarease-like TpachMP_B isoform X6 codes for MERFSVLWLFCYSLLVTSHQEPLPQHSVTVYPQLFESRDNSSEKVLVVAAGYSLNLNKASVLAGSVLLRDLTDTGVIETYIAGKEHERGLYQDSDKLASLLLKPQGEGQYHIVGLLNSTHQIQPVEAVERSSEGLIAHRILPIKFNAGINAAIKAAHDSYQEQVANVKVAALSMRLPENFTIELAFCSDYYHTVAFGNDTKARVQYVLTLLLAVSLRLQQLSPPGFISIVYIQGSFTKKESYVSKLNETVLLGTETLRSLSKYASKKTTMRRADVVFLATGRAVAQKDGQTVRFGTEGLAFMGSACTNNKVGLAVDAPKSFSAVQSMTHEIAHLLNSNHDGDGSSRTCNLSDGYLMHRHLGGKWNYIFSNCSILAVRHFLTNV; via the exons ATGGAACGGTTTTCAGTACTGTGGCTCTTCTGTTACTCACTTTTAG TCACCAGCCACCAGGAGCCGTTACCACAGCACAGTGTGACAGTTTATCCTCAGTTATTCGAGAGTCGGGACAATTCATCCGAAAAGGTTCTCGTAGTTGCTGCTGGATACTCTCTTAATTTGAACAAAGCGTCGGTTCTCGCAGGAAGTGTCTTACTGCGAGATCTGACAGACACCGGTGTCATCGAAACTTAC ATTGCCGGCAAGGAACACGAAAGGGGCCTCTACCAGGATTCTGACAAGCTGGCGTCACTGCTACTTAAACCTCAAGGGGAGGGACAGTATCACATA GTTGGGCTCCTCAACTCCACACACCAAATCCAGCCCGTCGAAGCCGTGGAAAGGTCTTCGGAAGGACTAATTGCCCACAGGATATTGCCGATCAAATTTAATGCTGGAATCAATGCTGCTATCAAAGCAGCCC ATGATTCTTATCAGGAACAAGTAGCGAACGTTAAGGTAGCTG CGCTGTCCATGAGACTTCCAGAAAACTTCACCATCGAGTTGGCCTTCTGCAGCGACTACTACCACACTGTAGCCTTCGGGAACGATACAAAAGCACGCGTCCAATACGTATTAACGCTGCTTCTCGCG GTGAGCCTTCGGCTGCAGCAGCTCAGTCCTCCAGGTTTCATATCCATTGTTTATATTCAAGGCTCGTTTACC AAAAAAGAATCTTATGTGTCCAAACTTAATGAAACTGTGCTACTTGGCACTGAAACGTTGCGCAGTTTATCAAAGTATGCCAGCAAGAAGACTACAATGCGCCGGGCAGACGTAGTCTTCTTAGCCACGGG GCGGGCAGTGGCACAGAAAGACGGCCAGACAGTCCGTTTCGGCACCGAAG GATTGGCGTTTATGGGATCGGCGTGCACAAATAACAAGGTGGGCCTGGCAGTGGACGCCCCGAAATCATTTTCTGCAGTGCAGTCTATGACCCATGAAATAGCGCACTT GCTAAACTCGAACCACGACGGAGATGGCAGCTCACGAACATGTAATCTCAGCGACGGATACTTGATGCACAGGCACCTTGGAGGAAAATGGAACTATATATTTTCCAACTGCAGTATTCTTGCGGTCAGACATTTCCTCAC AAACGTTTGA